From Osmerus mordax isolate fOsmMor3 chromosome 8, fOsmMor3.pri, whole genome shotgun sequence, a single genomic window includes:
- the serpina10a gene encoding serpin peptidase inhibitor, clade A (alpha-1 antiproteinase, antitrypsin), member 10a: MVNQIPLFLACFPLLAMQLVAQDASLADVQDLSTRNADFATRLYHAIARSTDANVLVSPITVSLGLAALMSGADGATREQLSEALSLMSLDIQTIPGLFESLQVSLNQNGEVGLKQAVGVVVDQKFTVSEDYDGLVQNKYGGKVVRVDFSSPEAARTTINTFTQSNTGEQVKDVLSASPDAATKVMLVTGAFFQAPFALAFNATLTQDERFYVDKYHIAMVPMMFRSDKYHLAYDPSLKLGVLKLPMSGGAAMLVLLPDENTDCTAVEEEVTADRFKGWVTKLKRTRLEVQLPKFLLEQSHSLKTVLPALAIRDTDNLSAIGGVQEDFMLSEVVHKVAITVDETGGTPGGGMDMFTSPPPRLTINRPFLFLIYHEKTSSILLMGRVVDPTKK, encoded by the exons ATGGTGAACCAAATCCCCCTCTTCCTGGCCTGCTTCCCACTCCTTGCCATGCAGCTGGTGGCGCAGGACGCTAGCCTTGCTGACGTCCAGGACCTCAGCACCAGGAATGCAGACTTTGCCACCCGTCTGTATCACGCCATCGCCAGAAGCACGGACGCCAACGTCCTTGTGTCTCCCATCACCGTGTCCCTGGGCCTGGCCGCTCTGATGAGCGGCGCAGACGGAGCCACGCGGGAGCAGCTCTCAGAGGCCCTCAGTTTAATGTCTCTGGATATCCAGACGATTCCAG GTCTCTTTGAGAGTCTCCAGGTGAGCCTAAACCAGAATGGTGAAGTCGGTTTAAAGCAGGCCGTCGGCGTAGTTGTCGATCAGAAGTTCACCGTGTCGGAAGATTATGACGGGCTAGTGCAGAACAAGTATGGTGGGAAAGTCGTGAGAGTGGACTTCAGCAGCCCAGAGGCTGCCAGGACCACCATTAACACTTTTACTCAGAGCAACACAGGTGAGCAGGTGAAGGATGTGCTGAGCGCCTCACCGGACGCTGCGACCAAGGTGATGCTCGTGACCGGAGCCTTCTTTCAAG CTCCTTTCGCCCTCGCCTTCAACGCAACCCTCACCCAGGACGAGCGCTTCTACGTGGACAAGTACCACATCGCCATGGTGCCCATGATGTTCCGCTCCGACAAGTACCACCTGGCCTACGACCCCTCCCTCAAACTGGGCGTCCTGAAGCTGCCCATGTCTGGTGGCGCCGCCATGCTGGTCCTGCTGCCCGACGAGAACACCGACTGCACGGCCGTAGAGGAGGAAGTCACTGCCGACCGCTTCAAAGGCTGGGTCACGAAGCTCAAGAGAAC GAGGCTTGAGGTCCAGCTGCCCAAGTTCCTGCTGGAGCAGTCACACTCCCTGAAGACTGTCCTTCCTGCCCTGGCCATCCGTGACACGGACAATCTGTCTGCCATCGGAGGAGTTCAAGAAGACTTTATGCTCTCtgag GTTGTGCATAAGGTAGCCATCACCGTGGACGAAACAGGCGGAACCCCAGGCGGAGGAATGGATATGttcaccagccctcctcctcgcctcacCATCAATCggcccttcctcttcctcatttaCCATGAGAAGACCAGCAGCATCCTCCTGATGGGAAGGGTGGTGGACCCCACCAAGAAGTGA